A section of the Ornithinimicrobium sufpigmenti genome encodes:
- a CDS encoding type 1 glutamine amidotransferase — MTQRPRVLVVQPEDVCPIGMFGTWLDRAGVDCDVLAVQEGRALPSTLGDHAGLIVMGGRMGANDAADHRWMVPTKGLIVGTVAAGTPFLGICLGHQLATVALGGEVVVNPAGPTIGLRPWRPTSYGTSDLLTGVLPSGTPVLHHNNDIAARLPDGATTLGHAPDGSVQAARFGPRAWGVQFHPEVDAATVAGWARDPEDATSHEATRQLREREAELHQAWEPLATRFAALVGG, encoded by the coding sequence ATGACGCAGCGTCCACGCGTCCTCGTGGTCCAGCCCGAGGACGTCTGCCCCATCGGGATGTTCGGCACCTGGCTGGACCGGGCAGGGGTCGACTGCGACGTCCTGGCGGTGCAGGAGGGCCGGGCCCTGCCCTCCACGCTCGGCGACCACGCCGGGCTCATCGTCATGGGTGGCCGGATGGGCGCCAACGACGCCGCCGACCACCGGTGGATGGTCCCGACCAAGGGTCTGATCGTCGGCACCGTCGCGGCCGGCACGCCGTTCCTCGGCATCTGCCTGGGGCACCAGCTGGCGACGGTCGCCCTGGGCGGCGAGGTCGTCGTCAACCCGGCCGGCCCCACCATCGGTCTGCGGCCCTGGCGGCCCACGTCCTACGGCACCAGCGACCTGCTCACCGGTGTGCTGCCCTCCGGCACGCCCGTCCTGCACCACAACAACGACATCGCCGCGCGGCTGCCGGACGGGGCCACCACGCTGGGGCACGCGCCCGACGGGTCGGTGCAGGCGGCCCGGTTCGGCCCCCGGGCCTGGGGCGTCCAGTTCCACCCCGAGGTGGACGCCGCGACGGTGGCCGGCTGGGCGCGCGACCCCGAGGACGCCACCTCCCACGAGGCGACCCGGCAGCTGCGGGAGCGGGAGGCCGAGCTGCACCAGGCCTGGGAGCCGCTGGCCACCCGGTTCGCCGCGCTCGTCGGCGGCTAG
- a CDS encoding universal stress protein codes for MVDETRTLTSPIVVGVAGAGEGDSALLWAARTAARTGTSLVVVHASDPEAVASRMAGAEIMAVSAVLDAEEETQRELQGRIDALAQELGITARVEMVRGSPVSALLAHQDEAAVIVVGTGAKGAIEEFVLGSTSLGVTAHARCPVVVVNPGVDLDALTHGRIGVAVDGSADSRRAARAALALAHYTGARVTALNTWYLEVVNGFVVTEPDSQEWVQLETDRRELVEGVLAPLRETYPGVEVDVKIARGPVVMTLRDYSRECDVLVVGSRGLGGIRGRLLGSVSQRMMRTASCPVLVVRAG; via the coding sequence GTGGTTGACGAGACACGCACGCTCACCAGCCCGATCGTCGTCGGGGTAGCAGGTGCAGGGGAGGGGGACTCCGCACTGCTCTGGGCTGCCCGCACCGCGGCCCGCACGGGGACCTCGCTGGTGGTCGTGCACGCCAGCGACCCGGAGGCGGTGGCCTCCCGGATGGCGGGGGCGGAGATCATGGCGGTGTCCGCGGTGCTGGATGCCGAGGAGGAGACGCAGCGCGAGCTGCAGGGGCGGATCGACGCCCTCGCCCAGGAGCTGGGGATCACCGCCCGCGTCGAGATGGTCCGCGGCAGCCCGGTGTCGGCGCTGCTTGCGCACCAGGACGAGGCGGCCGTCATCGTGGTCGGCACCGGCGCCAAGGGGGCGATCGAGGAGTTCGTCCTGGGCAGCACCTCGCTGGGGGTGACGGCGCACGCCCGCTGCCCGGTGGTCGTGGTCAACCCCGGCGTCGACCTCGACGCGCTGACGCACGGCCGGATCGGCGTGGCCGTGGACGGCAGTGCCGACAGCCGACGGGCCGCCCGGGCCGCGCTCGCGCTGGCCCACTACACCGGGGCCAGGGTCACCGCGCTGAACACCTGGTACCTGGAGGTGGTCAACGGTTTCGTGGTCACCGAGCCGGACTCGCAGGAGTGGGTCCAGCTGGAGACCGACCGGCGCGAGCTCGTCGAGGGCGTCCTGGCCCCGCTGCGGGAGACCTACCCCGGCGTGGAGGTCGACGTGAAGATCGCCCGGGGGCCCGTCGTGATGACCCTGCGCGACTACTCCAGGGAGTGCGACGTCCTCGTCGTGGGCAGCCGCGGGTTGGGCGGGATCCGGGGCCGGCTGCTGGGCTCGGTCAGCCAGCGGATGATGCGTACCGCGTCCTGCCCGGTGCTGGTGGTGCGCGCCGGCTAG
- a CDS encoding NADP-dependent isocitrate dehydrogenase, which produces MSTIIYTKTDEAPLLATYSLKPIIEAFAGAAGIEVETRDISLAGRILAQFADRLPEDQQVPDALGELGQLATTPEANIIKLPNISASVPQLKAAIAELQEQGYNLPAYPENPQTEEERDVRARYDRVKGSAVNPVLREGNSDRRAPDAVKNYARSHPHSMGEWSADSRTRVATMAERDFAHNEQSVVIEQQDALTIQHVAADGTVTVLKESVPVLAGEVVDATFMDVAALRTFLAEQVQAAAAEDVLFSLHLKATMMKVSDPIIFGHAVETFFADVFERYGEQLASAGLSASDGLGGILSGLDAVGEEAGAIREAIEQRLTELPRLSMVNSDKGISNLHVPSDVIVDASMPAMIRNGGKVWGPQGEEDDTIAVIPDSSYAGVYQVVIEDCKAHGAYDPTTMGSVPNVGLMAQKAEEYGSHDKTFEIAADGAVQVVDSSGAVLMEHQVSAGDIWRACQTKDEPIRDWVKLAVTRARASGDPAVFWLDRERAHDANLITKVETYLADHDTDGLDLQILSPVEATRLSVERIRQGLNTISVTGNVLRDYNTDLFPILEVGTSAKMLSVVPLMNGGGLFETGAGGSAPKHVQQLQSENYLRWDSLGEFLALAESLRHLADRQGNARATVLGDALDRATEKVLSEGRSPARRLGQIDNRGSHFYLALYWAQELAAQDQDAELARLFGPVAEQLSAQADSIAQELIDAQGSPVDLGGYYHPDDELAFNAMRPSATFNAIIDGLVGQRA; this is translated from the coding sequence ATGTCCACGATCATCTACACCAAGACCGACGAGGCACCGCTGCTCGCGACCTACTCGCTCAAGCCGATCATCGAGGCCTTCGCCGGCGCCGCCGGGATCGAGGTGGAGACGCGGGACATCTCCCTCGCCGGTCGGATCCTGGCGCAGTTCGCCGACCGCCTGCCCGAGGACCAGCAGGTCCCCGACGCCCTCGGCGAGCTCGGGCAGCTGGCCACCACGCCCGAGGCCAACATCATCAAGCTGCCGAACATCTCCGCCTCCGTGCCGCAGCTCAAGGCCGCGATCGCCGAGCTGCAGGAGCAGGGCTACAACCTCCCGGCATACCCGGAGAACCCCCAGACCGAGGAGGAGCGGGACGTGCGCGCCCGCTACGACCGAGTCAAGGGCTCCGCGGTCAACCCGGTGCTGCGCGAGGGCAACTCCGACCGCCGTGCCCCCGACGCGGTGAAGAACTACGCCCGCAGCCACCCCCACTCCATGGGTGAGTGGTCGGCCGACAGCCGCACCCGGGTGGCGACCATGGCCGAGCGCGACTTCGCGCACAACGAGCAGTCGGTGGTCATCGAGCAGCAGGACGCCCTGACCATCCAGCACGTCGCCGCCGACGGCACGGTGACCGTGCTCAAGGAGTCGGTGCCGGTCCTGGCCGGCGAGGTCGTCGACGCCACCTTCATGGACGTCGCCGCGCTGCGCACCTTCCTGGCCGAGCAGGTCCAGGCCGCCGCGGCCGAGGACGTCCTCTTCAGCCTGCACCTCAAGGCCACCATGATGAAGGTCTCGGACCCGATCATCTTCGGCCACGCCGTGGAGACCTTCTTCGCCGACGTGTTCGAGCGGTATGGCGAGCAGCTCGCCTCCGCCGGCCTGTCCGCCAGCGACGGCCTGGGCGGGATCCTGTCCGGCCTGGACGCCGTCGGCGAGGAGGCCGGCGCGATCCGGGAGGCCATCGAGCAGCGGCTCACGGAGCTGCCGCGGCTGTCGATGGTCAACTCCGACAAGGGCATCAGCAACCTGCACGTGCCCAGCGACGTCATCGTCGACGCGTCGATGCCCGCGATGATCCGCAACGGCGGCAAGGTGTGGGGCCCGCAGGGCGAGGAGGACGACACCATCGCGGTGATCCCGGACTCCTCCTACGCCGGCGTCTACCAGGTCGTCATCGAGGACTGCAAGGCCCACGGCGCCTACGACCCCACGACGATGGGCTCGGTGCCCAACGTTGGCCTGATGGCGCAGAAGGCCGAGGAGTACGGCTCGCACGACAAGACCTTCGAGATCGCCGCGGACGGCGCCGTCCAGGTCGTCGACTCCTCCGGCGCCGTGCTGATGGAGCACCAGGTGAGCGCCGGCGACATCTGGCGCGCCTGCCAGACCAAGGACGAGCCCATCCGCGACTGGGTGAAGCTGGCCGTCACCCGGGCCCGCGCCAGCGGCGACCCGGCCGTCTTCTGGCTGGACCGCGAGCGCGCCCACGACGCCAACCTCATCACCAAGGTCGAGACCTACCTGGCCGACCACGACACTGACGGCCTCGACCTGCAGATCCTCTCCCCCGTCGAGGCCACCCGCCTGTCCGTGGAGCGCATCCGGCAGGGCCTGAACACCATCTCGGTCACCGGCAACGTGCTGCGCGACTACAACACCGACCTGTTCCCCATCCTCGAGGTCGGCACCAGCGCCAAGATGCTCTCGGTCGTACCGCTGATGAACGGCGGCGGCCTCTTCGAGACCGGCGCCGGCGGCTCGGCGCCCAAGCACGTGCAGCAGCTGCAGTCGGAGAACTACCTGCGCTGGGACAGCCTGGGCGAGTTCCTCGCCCTCGCCGAGTCGCTGCGCCACCTGGCCGACCGCCAGGGCAACGCGCGCGCCACGGTGCTCGGTGACGCCCTGGACCGGGCCACCGAGAAGGTCCTCTCCGAGGGCCGCAGCCCGGCCCGCCGGTTGGGCCAGATCGACAACCGGGGCAGCCACTTCTACCTGGCCCTCTACTGGGCCCAGGAGCTGGCCGCCCAGGACCAGGACGCTGAGCTGGCGCGGCTCTTCGGCCCCGTGGCGGAGCAGCTGTCCGCCCAGGCGGACTCGATCGCCCAGGAGCTGATCGACGCCCAGGGCAGCCCCGTCGACCTGGGCGGTTACTACCACCCCGACGACGAGCTGGCCTTCAACGCCATGCGTCCCTCGGCCACCTTCAACGCCATCATCGACGGCCTGGTTGGCCAGCGCGCCTGA
- a CDS encoding MFS transporter: MASAPDRGPAPEDRGRGARHTVAPWLVVLAVVLISLNLRPGASSVGPVLDEVRQGLGMSSTTAGLLTALPGFAFGAVGALAVGLSRRVGMTMGICLGLVAIVAGLLLRVTSGSTVLFLVFSTVALAGMAVGNVLVPAWVKRHSRDGGVRLMSLYGAGLILGGAVGSALAAPLTAAPGGWRTALGTYGVLASLALLPWLVLARREFRASRGQPAAFFPPNARLTGSPTALALTLLFGVQSMNAYVQFGWLPQIYRDAGLSAVHAGALLSLLTLLGVIGGLTMPTVIDRATTLAPHITVMGALLIAGYAGLLVAPATVPWLWAGMLGLSGFAFPMAIGLITARTRDPHVTAQLSGFVQPVGYVLAGLGPLVVGAIYGAAGDWTVVLWLLMASGVVMVLAGLRVARHVYVDDELAAG; this comes from the coding sequence TTGGCCAGCGCGCCTGACCGGGGCCCCGCGCCCGAGGACCGCGGGCGCGGGGCACGGCATACCGTCGCCCCCTGGCTCGTCGTCCTCGCGGTCGTGCTGATCTCGCTCAACCTGCGCCCTGGCGCCTCCTCGGTCGGGCCCGTCCTCGACGAGGTGCGCCAGGGGCTGGGGATGAGCAGCACCACCGCGGGTCTGCTGACCGCGCTGCCCGGCTTCGCCTTCGGCGCGGTCGGCGCGCTGGCCGTGGGCCTGTCCCGTCGGGTCGGCATGACCATGGGCATCTGCCTGGGGCTGGTCGCGATCGTCGCCGGCCTCCTGCTGCGGGTCACCTCCGGGTCCACCGTCCTCTTCCTGGTCTTCTCCACCGTCGCCCTGGCGGGGATGGCGGTCGGCAACGTCCTGGTCCCGGCCTGGGTCAAGCGGCACAGCAGGGACGGCGGGGTCCGGCTGATGAGCCTCTACGGTGCCGGGCTGATCCTCGGCGGCGCCGTCGGGTCGGCGCTCGCGGCCCCGCTCACCGCGGCACCGGGTGGCTGGCGCACGGCGTTGGGCACGTATGGCGTGCTGGCCAGCCTGGCGCTGCTGCCCTGGCTGGTCCTGGCCCGGCGCGAGTTCCGCGCCTCCCGCGGCCAGCCCGCGGCGTTCTTCCCGCCGAACGCCAGGCTGACCGGCTCCCCCACGGCCCTGGCGCTGACCCTGCTCTTCGGCGTCCAGTCGATGAACGCCTACGTGCAGTTCGGGTGGCTGCCGCAGATCTACCGCGACGCGGGTCTGTCAGCGGTCCACGCCGGGGCGCTGCTCTCCCTGCTGACCCTGCTGGGGGTGATCGGCGGGCTGACCATGCCCACGGTCATCGACCGGGCGACCACCCTGGCGCCGCACATCACCGTCATGGGGGCGCTGCTCATCGCCGGGTATGCCGGCCTGCTGGTGGCCCCGGCGACCGTGCCGTGGCTCTGGGCCGGCATGCTGGGGCTGTCCGGTTTTGCCTTCCCGATGGCGATCGGCCTGATCACCGCCCGCACCCGCGACCCGCACGTGACTGCCCAGCTGTCCGGCTTCGTGCAGCCGGTCGGCTACGTCCTGGCCGGGCTGGGGCCACTGGTGGTCGGGGCGATCTATGGCGCGGCCGGCGACTGGACGGTGGTCCTGTGGCTGCTGATGGCCAGCGGTGTGGTCATGGTGCTGGCCGGCCTGCGGGTGGCCCGGCACGTCTACGTGGACGACGAGCTGGCCGCGGGCTGA
- a CDS encoding pyrimidine reductase family protein encodes MHTLEPGIEVPDPLAPYLEVDRSQPRHECWVTGHMVAGLDGTAAVDGRVGPLSTRPDQALYRAMREIADVVMVGAETVRRERFGPVRLSDEAQGRRRSLGKPALPPVAVVSRSLDLDWTARVFTQVPADARTHVITCAAANGERLAEADRAGVVVMAGEERVEPAAALRALADLGHRVVLCEGGPTWLGEVVAADRLDELCLSLSPLMGGDPLPVSVTPPGAGMAAFELRAILAEDDTVFLRYEARSAPGVERGER; translated from the coding sequence ATGCACACTCTCGAGCCCGGCATCGAGGTTCCCGACCCGCTCGCGCCGTACCTGGAGGTTGACCGGTCCCAGCCGCGCCACGAGTGCTGGGTGACCGGGCACATGGTGGCCGGGCTCGACGGCACGGCCGCCGTCGACGGCCGCGTCGGCCCGCTGTCCACCCGGCCCGACCAGGCCCTCTACCGCGCCATGCGGGAGATCGCAGACGTCGTCATGGTCGGCGCCGAGACGGTGCGCCGGGAGCGGTTCGGGCCGGTCCGCCTCTCCGACGAGGCACAGGGGCGGCGGCGGAGTCTCGGCAAGCCGGCGCTGCCGCCGGTGGCCGTGGTCAGCCGCAGCCTGGACCTGGACTGGACGGCGCGGGTGTTCACCCAGGTGCCCGCCGACGCCCGGACCCACGTCATCACCTGCGCGGCGGCGAACGGCGAGCGCCTGGCGGAGGCGGACCGGGCCGGCGTCGTGGTCATGGCGGGTGAGGAGCGCGTCGAGCCGGCAGCGGCCCTGCGGGCGCTCGCCGACCTGGGCCACCGCGTCGTCCTGTGTGAGGGCGGCCCTACCTGGCTGGGCGAGGTCGTGGCCGCAGACCGCCTGGACGAGCTGTGCCTGTCCCTCTCCCCGCTGATGGGGGGCGACCCGCTGCCGGTGTCGGTGACCCCGCCCGGGGCGGGGATGGCCGCCTTCGAACTGAGGGCGATCCTGGCGGAGGACGACACGGTCTTCCTGCGCTACGAGGCCCGGTCCGCTCCCGGGGTCGAGCGGGGCGAGCGATGA
- a CDS encoding flavin reductase family protein, producing the protein MSGDPFDVLMAAADPAAVVVTTALEGVRAGCLVGFHSQSSMSPQQYCVWLSKANHTYRVGLRADHFAVHVLTADDLALAERFGTRTGEEGDKFEGLAVDLDEQGVPLIGQCPHRFVMHRLSVLDDGGDHVCVTGRVRSASTAGAFAPLRLSDIVHLKPGRPSDGHAVRP; encoded by the coding sequence ATGAGCGGGGACCCGTTCGACGTCCTGATGGCCGCTGCGGACCCGGCCGCCGTCGTGGTGACCACCGCCCTCGAGGGCGTGCGGGCCGGCTGTCTGGTCGGTTTCCACTCGCAGTCGAGCATGTCGCCGCAGCAGTACTGCGTGTGGCTCTCGAAGGCCAACCACACCTACCGCGTCGGCCTGCGCGCCGACCACTTCGCGGTCCACGTCCTCACCGCGGACGACCTGGCCCTGGCCGAGCGTTTCGGCACCCGGACCGGCGAGGAGGGCGACAAGTTCGAGGGTCTGGCCGTCGACCTCGACGAGCAGGGGGTGCCACTCATCGGGCAGTGCCCGCACCGCTTCGTGATGCATCGGCTGAGCGTGCTCGACGACGGCGGGGACCACGTCTGCGTCACGGGCCGGGTGCGGTCAGCCTCCACCGCGGGAGCGTTCGCACCCCTGCGGCTGTCCGACATCGTCCACCTGAAGCCCGGCCGGCCCAGCGACGGCCACGCTGTCCGTCCGTGA
- the ychF gene encoding redox-regulated ATPase YchF: MALTIGIVGLPNVGKSTLFNALTKNSVLAANYPFATIEPNIGVVPLKDDRLGRLAEIHGSAKILPATVSFVDIAGIVRGASEGEGLGNKFLANIREADAICQVVRSFRDDDVVHVDGKVSPGDDIETINTELVLADLQTLENAIPRLEKEVKGKRADKEVLDTALAAQKVLEAGDTLYAAGEPAGVDMAIAKSLGLLTTKPFLYVFNLDEDGLTDDALHAELAALVAPAEAIYLNAKLESDLAELDDEEARELLESVGVDEPGLDQLARIGFDTLGLQTYLTAGPKEARAWTIRKGWTAPQAAGVIHTDFERGFIKAEVVSFADLDAAGSMQKAKEAGRVRIEGKDYVMADGDVVEFRFNV; this comes from the coding sequence GTGGCACTCACCATCGGAATCGTCGGCCTGCCCAACGTCGGCAAGTCGACCCTCTTCAACGCCCTGACCAAGAACTCCGTGCTCGCGGCGAACTACCCGTTCGCGACCATCGAGCCCAACATCGGGGTGGTCCCGCTCAAGGACGACCGGCTGGGCCGGCTGGCGGAGATCCACGGCTCGGCCAAGATCCTGCCGGCGACGGTCAGCTTCGTCGACATCGCCGGGATCGTCCGCGGCGCGAGCGAGGGGGAGGGGCTGGGTAACAAGTTCCTGGCCAACATCCGCGAGGCGGACGCCATCTGCCAGGTGGTGCGCTCCTTCCGCGACGACGACGTCGTCCACGTCGACGGCAAGGTCAGCCCCGGCGACGACATCGAGACGATCAACACCGAACTGGTGCTGGCCGACCTGCAGACGCTGGAGAACGCCATCCCGCGCCTGGAGAAGGAGGTCAAGGGTAAGCGCGCCGACAAGGAGGTCCTCGACACCGCGCTCGCGGCGCAGAAGGTGCTCGAGGCCGGGGACACCCTGTATGCCGCGGGCGAGCCGGCCGGGGTGGATATGGCGATCGCCAAGAGCCTGGGGCTGCTGACCACCAAGCCCTTCCTCTACGTCTTCAACCTCGACGAGGACGGCCTGACCGACGACGCCCTGCACGCCGAGCTGGCGGCGCTGGTGGCTCCTGCCGAGGCGATCTACCTCAACGCCAAGCTCGAGTCCGACCTGGCCGAGCTCGACGACGAGGAGGCACGCGAGCTGCTGGAGTCCGTCGGCGTCGACGAGCCCGGCCTGGACCAGCTGGCCCGGATCGGCTTCGACACCCTCGGCCTGCAGACCTACCTCACGGCCGGCCCCAAGGAGGCCCGCGCCTGGACGATCCGCAAGGGCTGGACCGCGCCGCAGGCCGCCGGTGTCATCCACACCGACTTCGAGCGCGGCTTCATCAAGGCCGAGGTCGTCTCCTTCGCCGACCTCGACGCCGCCGGGTCGATGCAGAAGGCCAAGGAGGCCGGCCGGGTCCGGATCGAGGGCAAGGACTACGTCATGGCCGACGGTGACGTCGTGGAGTTCCGCTTCAACGTGTGA
- a CDS encoding enoyl-CoA hydratase/isomerase family protein — MSSNTSPRPSPSTQDCVRVVDSPLGPAVLLDRPERRNALTLDMWRALGARVVELAAERPGPVYLIGAGGYFCSGADLGALAFAGSGEEPAREFVEGVVTCLMQLHLLEREVVAVVEGGAAGGGVEVMAACDRRVAIGAPRLVFPFGHHGMELDGLTRWRLTELVGEADAERLAEGRHVVAVEEALPLGLFDQQHATLADLALAEAARSRSSGSGRLFTRPGEELAAAVARASAPMLQAFPPHRAFS, encoded by the coding sequence ATGTCGTCGAACACCTCGCCGAGGCCGTCCCCCTCGACCCAGGACTGCGTCCGGGTGGTGGACTCGCCGCTCGGCCCCGCTGTGCTGCTCGACCGCCCCGAGCGCCGCAACGCCCTGACCCTCGACATGTGGCGCGCTCTGGGGGCCCGCGTGGTCGAGCTGGCTGCGGAGAGGCCAGGGCCGGTCTACCTCATCGGCGCTGGCGGCTACTTCTGCTCCGGTGCCGACCTGGGCGCGCTGGCGTTCGCCGGCAGCGGCGAGGAGCCCGCCCGGGAGTTCGTCGAGGGCGTGGTCACCTGCCTGATGCAGCTGCACCTGCTCGAGCGCGAGGTCGTCGCCGTGGTCGAGGGAGGGGCGGCCGGAGGAGGGGTGGAGGTCATGGCCGCCTGCGACCGTCGCGTCGCGATCGGAGCGCCGCGGCTGGTCTTCCCGTTCGGGCACCACGGGATGGAGCTGGACGGGTTGACCCGCTGGCGCCTGACCGAGCTCGTGGGCGAGGCCGATGCCGAGCGGCTGGCCGAGGGCCGCCACGTCGTCGCCGTGGAAGAGGCCCTGCCGCTCGGTCTCTTCGACCAGCAGCACGCCACGCTCGCGGACCTGGCGCTGGCCGAGGCCGCGAGGTCTCGGTCCTCCGGCTCCGGGCGCCTGTTCACCCGGCCTGGCGAGGAGCTGGCCGCCGCCGTGGCCCGTGCCTCCGCGCCGATGCTCCAGGCCTTTCCGCCGCACCGCGCCTTCTCCTGA
- a CDS encoding alpha/beta hydrolase yields MSTVDTLPASVTAVLGEGYRAVDVPVRGGALHVGVWEPDDAGPDTPTALLIHGITASHISWAGVAAALPGVRLVAPDLRGRGRSRDLPGPYGMPTHADDVAAALDHLGTGPVTVVGHSMGGFVSLVLADRHPDQVANLLLVDGGMPLLAPPGVAPEAVAAAVLGPAADRLRMTFPSQAAYREFWREHPALGPGWGDLTTAYVDYDLTGTEPELRPATRPAALEEDIRELVDGASVQQALEHLRHPVSWFLAPRGLMDEVPPLYPDAARELWTGRYPQIELVALEDVNHYTVILEDRGVQQLLPHLREALG; encoded by the coding sequence GTGAGCACCGTCGACACCCTGCCCGCCTCCGTCACGGCGGTGCTCGGCGAGGGCTACCGGGCCGTGGACGTCCCCGTGCGGGGCGGCGCGCTGCACGTGGGCGTGTGGGAGCCGGACGACGCGGGCCCGGACACCCCGACCGCGCTGCTGATCCACGGCATCACCGCCTCGCACATCTCCTGGGCGGGGGTCGCCGCCGCGCTGCCCGGCGTCCGGCTGGTGGCGCCCGACCTGCGCGGACGTGGGCGCTCCCGGGACCTGCCCGGCCCGTACGGGATGCCGACGCACGCCGACGACGTCGCCGCCGCCCTGGACCACCTCGGGACGGGTCCGGTGACGGTGGTCGGCCACTCGATGGGTGGCTTCGTCAGCCTGGTGCTGGCCGACCGGCACCCGGACCAGGTCGCCAACCTGCTGCTGGTCGACGGGGGTATGCCGTTGCTGGCGCCGCCCGGTGTGGCGCCCGAGGCGGTCGCCGCGGCCGTGCTCGGCCCCGCGGCCGACCGGCTGCGGATGACCTTTCCCAGCCAGGCGGCATACCGGGAGTTCTGGCGCGAGCACCCGGCGCTGGGGCCAGGATGGGGCGACCTGACCACGGCCTACGTCGACTACGACCTCACCGGCACCGAGCCCGAGCTGCGCCCGGCGACCCGCCCGGCCGCGCTGGAGGAGGACATCCGTGAGCTCGTGGACGGGGCGTCCGTGCAGCAGGCGCTGGAGCACCTCCGGCACCCGGTCAGCTGGTTCCTCGCGCCCCGCGGCCTGATGGACGAGGTGCCTCCTCTCTACCCGGACGCCGCGCGCGAGCTGTGGACCGGCCGCTACCCCCAGATCGAGCTGGTGGCGCTCGAGGACGTCAACCACTACACGGTCATCCTCGAGGACCGCGGCGTGCAGCAGCTGCTGCCCCACCTGCGGGAGGCGCTGGGCTGA
- a CDS encoding 3-hydroxybutyrate dehydrogenase, with amino-acid sequence MTRTALITGGASGIGAAVARRLAADGMSVVIADRDEQAATALAQELGGRPWVADLSDTAALEDLTLECDVLVNNAGVQRVAPVHEFDPADFRLIHRLMLEAPFLLARAALPHMYERGWGRVVNISSAHGLRASAFKAAYVSAKHGLEGLSKVVALEGAPHGVTSNCVNPGYVRTPLVEKQITDQARTHGIPEEEVVEKIMLTRSAVKRLVEPDEVAALVAYLASDAAGMVTGTSYTMDGGWTAQ; translated from the coding sequence ATGACCAGGACCGCCCTGATCACCGGGGGAGCCAGCGGCATCGGCGCCGCGGTCGCCCGCCGGCTCGCCGCCGACGGGATGAGCGTGGTCATCGCCGACCGCGACGAGCAGGCCGCGACGGCGCTGGCGCAGGAGCTGGGCGGCCGCCCTTGGGTGGCCGACCTGTCCGACACCGCGGCGCTGGAGGACCTCACGCTGGAGTGCGACGTCCTGGTCAACAACGCCGGGGTCCAGCGGGTGGCCCCGGTCCACGAGTTCGACCCGGCCGACTTCCGGCTCATCCACCGGCTCATGCTCGAGGCGCCCTTCCTGCTGGCGCGCGCCGCGCTGCCGCACATGTACGAGCGGGGTTGGGGGCGGGTGGTCAACATCTCCTCCGCGCACGGGCTGCGGGCCTCCGCCTTCAAGGCGGCCTACGTCAGCGCCAAGCACGGTCTGGAGGGCCTGTCCAAGGTGGTCGCGCTCGAGGGCGCCCCGCACGGGGTGACGAGCAACTGCGTCAACCCCGGTTATGTGCGCACGCCGCTGGTGGAGAAGCAGATCACCGACCAGGCCCGGACGCACGGCATACCGGAGGAGGAGGTGGTGGAGAAGATCATGCTGACCCGTTCCGCCGTCAAGCGGCTCGTCGAGCCCGACGAGGTCGCCGCCCTCGTCGCCTACCTCGCCTCCGACGCCGCCGGCATGGTGACCGGCACCTCCTACACGATGGACGGCGGGTGGACGGCCCAGTGA
- a CDS encoding TetR/AcrR family transcriptional regulator, producing MSVAREPRTARGARTRARLIEAAEHVFATVGYHDASIVKITEEAGVGLGTFYVHFPGKKEIFDEVVRDLSHRVRQAMREGSLQGTTRLEAERAGFAAFFRFTAQHPALYRIIRQAEFVSPEVMRAHYDAICEGYAAGLQQAQEAGDIRPVDPTVAAWALMGAGELIGMRWVLWDGADEIDPAVFDGLMDVIEAALAPHRGGDDREEHQP from the coding sequence ATGAGCGTGGCGCGCGAACCGCGCACGGCCCGCGGGGCGCGGACCCGGGCCCGGCTGATCGAGGCGGCCGAGCACGTCTTCGCGACGGTCGGCTACCACGACGCCTCCATCGTGAAGATCACCGAGGAGGCGGGCGTGGGGCTGGGGACCTTCTACGTCCACTTCCCGGGCAAGAAGGAGATCTTCGACGAGGTGGTCCGCGACCTGTCCCACCGGGTCCGGCAGGCGATGCGGGAGGGCTCGCTGCAGGGCACGACGCGGCTGGAGGCCGAGCGGGCCGGGTTCGCCGCCTTCTTCCGCTTCACCGCCCAGCACCCGGCGCTCTACCGCATCATCCGGCAGGCGGAGTTCGTCTCCCCGGAGGTGATGCGCGCCCACTACGACGCCATCTGCGAGGGCTACGCTGCGGGCCTGCAGCAGGCCCAGGAGGCCGGTGACATCCGCCCGGTGGACCCGACGGTGGCCGCCTGGGCGCTGATGGGCGCCGGTGAGCTGATCGGGATGCGGTGGGTGCTGTGGGACGGCGCCGACGAGATCGACCCGGCCGTCTTCGACGGTCTCATGGACGTCATCGAGGCGGCGCTCGCGCCGCACCGCGGTGGCGACGACAGAGAGGAACACCAGCCATGA